The genomic stretch AGGGTTCGAATCCTTCCCGGGCAACCATGCTTTTTGGTTAAGAATTGGTTAAGAAATGTTTAAAATTGCCACATTTCTGGGAATTTGGTAGGTTCCCAGTGCTGATATTGTGGCCCCTTCGTCTAGTGGCCTAGGACGCTGCCCTCTCACGGCGGTAACAGGGGTTCGAGTCCCCTAGGGGCTACCATAATGCCCAGTGTGCGAACCCCAGGAAACTGGGGGAGTCTGTACCAGACTTCGAACGTACACCGGTCTTTGACAAGCACCTTCTTCACAAGCAAGTGGAGAAGGTGCTTTTTTTGTGGATTCGGGACGGCATCGACTACTCCCCGGAGATTGGACAGGATTTCGTGAAGGAAGTCGGTCTTGATCGCCGGAAGGTCCAGGGACTGCCGCTGGGTCCGTAGGGCTTCACGTTGTTCGTCGAGCTGTTTGAGCTGGGTAGCGAGTTCGTCGACCCGCTGGTTGCAGGTGGCTGGACTCATGGTCTCTGATTCGAATGCCTGGAAGTATCGGTCCAGGGCGGCTTGGTGTTTGGTCCGCTGTTTGTCGAGGTTCTTCAGTTCCGTATCGATCGCGGGGGCGTTGGCCGCAAGCTTCTGCTGGGCTGTTTTCCAGATGTCCGCAAGAAGTGCCTCATCTTGGAAGATCGCCTGGATCTCGGCGAGAATCTGCCCTTCGATGATGTCGGCTCGGACGTAATCCTGATCGCAGTCCTTCGTGTCGAGTCGTTTTCGACAGACATAATATGCAAACTTTTGACCGCGTGAGTTTGCACTCACGCCGATCATTCGTGAATTGCATTTACTACACCGAAGCAATCCACTGAGAATTCGTTGGTCCTGTGTGTGCCATTTATGGCCTGCCGATTCCGAGGATCTCTTCTCGAGGATCTTCTTCGCGGCCTCAAAAGTCTCCTCTGAAATGATCGGTGCGTGGTTGCTCTCGAAGACCTCCTTGGCCCAAATGAAGCGACCGATGTAGAACACGCTTCTGAGGATGACAAGGACGCTCTTGCGGTTGAATTTCTTTCCCCGCTTGGTTCGATATCCTGCCTCGTTTAAGCGGTGAGCGATGGCACTCGATCCATCTTTCCCCGCAGTGTATTGGTCGAATATCTTTTCTATGATCACTGCTTCTTCCGGCACGATATCGAGTCCAGTCTTTGAATCAAATCGATAGCCTAACGGGACTCGGCCGCCTGGCCAGTCTCCCGTCTGGGCCTTTCGTTTCATTCCCAGCTTTACTCGAGATACAATCGATTTTTGTTCGAATTCAGCCATGACCCCTAGCATCTGGAACATCATTTTCCCGGACGGACTGGCGGTGTCAAAGGACTCGGTAACGCTTCGGAGGGAGACACCATACCCGGACAGCTCATCAGCAAGTATCGCGAGCTCAGCAACTCTTCTGGACAGCCGGTCCACACGTAGAACCAGAAGGACATCAAAGGCACTTGCTTGGGCGTCCGCGAGCATTTGCTGAAGCTCCGGCCGATTCAGATGTGTGCCGCTTGCACTGTCCCGGTAGGTCTTGTAGAGAGTCCAGGACTCGTCATAGATGGACTTTGCGAAGGATGACAGCCGCTCTTCTTGAGCCCCGAGGGAATACCGCTGCTTTTCCTCGTCGAGGGAAATTCTGCAATAGAAAGCTACTCGTTGTATTGTATTTTCGGCCTTGGCAATCAATTCAGATCCTTCGACGGCTTGGATTGGTGACTAGCTTCGCTAGCTGCATCCATCCCTCTTGGCCGCACATCATTCAACTCATTAGTGGACTGTGAATCCACATTCTGGCCTTTTCCTGGAGACTCCTGGCGATCAGGCGGCGAATCCTCCTGAGAACGCAGAATGATGTACCCGTCCACGAGGATCTCGGCGATCTCGTGAAGCGGGTTAGGGCTGCCACTGGGGCGAGTCACTTGGCGTCTTTGTCCTTGGGTTCGGGTGCGGCGACTGCCTTGGCAAGAGAGGCCAGGCGAGCTAGGACGGCGTTTTGGATAGCCTCGGCTGCTTGAGCGTTGATTGGGTGGAAGTAGGGGTGCCGAGTTCCACCAGCACTGACCTTATTGGGATATGTGAGAAATAGACTCCCATCTGTGCCCTTTCGTAGGGCGACGTTGTCCAACCTGACGGCGTTGGCTACGACGATCGATACCCAGCCCA from Candidatus Latescibacterota bacterium encodes the following:
- a CDS encoding SpoVG family protein, with the translated sequence MAPDFPISDIKVRVVDSGSDGLMGWVSIVVANAVRLDNVALRKGTDGSLFLTYPNKVSAGGTRHPYFHPINAQAAEAIQNAVLARLASLAKAVAAPEPKDKDAK